A DNA window from Hydra vulgaris chromosome 13, alternate assembly HydraT2T_AEP contains the following coding sequences:
- the LOC136089431 gene encoding uncharacterized protein LOC136089431 isoform X2: protein MFSSRLPVCSSEYKENIEEAQQKQKRYYDERVEINTKIEEEFIAIGDKALLLDIRGKRSKGAAFKPRFKGPYYVLSVTKCGNFKLTGENKVPLKGTHKRLHIKKFIESKDKDPLQLLSEAINEKTHILPEMVEGKINTQKSLTHILPRSPFGDFWF from the exons atgtttagtagtcGCTTACCTGTTTGCAGTAGTGAGTATAAGGAA aacatAGAAGAAGCTCAACAAAAGCAGAAAAGATATTATGATGAGCGAGTTGAGATAAATACGAAAATAGAGGAAGAATTTATTGCTATAGGTGATAAAGCTTTGCTTCTGGATATACGAGGTAAGAGAAGCAAAGGTGCTGCTTTTAAGCCAAGATTTAAAGGTCCATATTATGTATTATCTGTTACAAAATGCGGCAATTTCAAGCTAACTGGAGAAAATAAAGTTCCTTTAAAAGGAACACATAAAAGGTTGCATATAAAGAAGTTTATTGAAAGTAAAGATAAAG accCATTGCAATTATTAAGTGAAGCAATAAATGAAAAGACACATATTTTACCCGAAATGGTAGAAG GAAAAATCAATACACAAAAAAGTTTAACCCATATCCTACCACGATCCCCATTTGGGGATTTTTGGTTTTAG
- the LOC136089431 gene encoding uncharacterized protein LOC136089431 isoform X1 has translation MFSSRLPVCSSEYKEGITILAATDEEVKVEVEKNKNNIEILTNLITKNIEEAQQKQKRYYDERVEINTKIEEEFIAIGDKALLLDIRGKRSKGAAFKPRFKGPYYVLSVTKCGNFKLTGENKVPLKGTHKRLHIKKFIESKDKDPLQLLSEAINEKTHILPEMVEGKINTQKSLTHILPRSPFGDFWF, from the exons atgtttagtagtcGCTTACCTGTTTGCAGTAGTGAGTATAAGGAA GGCATAACTATATTAGCAGCGACTGATGAAGAAGTTAAAGTTGAagtagagaaaaataaaaataatattgaaattttaacaaatttgattaCCAAG aacatAGAAGAAGCTCAACAAAAGCAGAAAAGATATTATGATGAGCGAGTTGAGATAAATACGAAAATAGAGGAAGAATTTATTGCTATAGGTGATAAAGCTTTGCTTCTGGATATACGAGGTAAGAGAAGCAAAGGTGCTGCTTTTAAGCCAAGATTTAAAGGTCCATATTATGTATTATCTGTTACAAAATGCGGCAATTTCAAGCTAACTGGAGAAAATAAAGTTCCTTTAAAAGGAACACATAAAAGGTTGCATATAAAGAAGTTTATTGAAAGTAAAGATAAAG accCATTGCAATTATTAAGTGAAGCAATAAATGAAAAGACACATATTTTACCCGAAATGGTAGAAG GAAAAATCAATACACAAAAAAGTTTAACCCATATCCTACCACGATCCCCATTTGGGGATTTTTGGTTTTAG